A stretch of the Photobacterium toruni genome encodes the following:
- the tamA gene encoding autotransporter assembly complex protein TamA has product MNKVYQWLGVASFALVLSSPAMAASLKVEGLNSSLEDNVDAYLSAISKDDYSNTLRFQEQVKSEISQALQALGYYQPTYDYQVKGSGKKTDIIVTVDAGPRTHISQSNIIITGDAKDDPAFISLLKDSGLEIGKALNQGKYEALKSALQSLAVRRGYFDAELKKSELGVIPTRNEAIITIDFDSGRRYTFGDTNFTGSQIKDERLRSMIPYTENEPYLASKLGLYNERLSNVGWFSSIYVGGDVTKRKDDKIPIEVAVTPQVRNQVETGIGFSTDTGPRLKFNWKKPWITSNGHSFYLKSEISKEQPKLEAAYKIPLDDVLNNYYQIVGGIRYVDNHDTISTQFGLGVERHWKLTSGWNRAVSLHWLNEKYKQGGDENGTFNVFLPGLSYSKSEFIGGVFPTSGSKYNFSVEFANKALGSNTNFIRLQAKSAWIRTLSENQRGIFRVAGGAVLADSIRDIPPSLRYFIGGDNSIRGYGYESISPRNDLDRMIGGQYMATSSIEYQYRLYGDWWGALFYDYGSTWNNNKPDWMRGTGFGIRWASPVGPVRIDFAWGLDKPTKNKFQLHFTLGPEL; this is encoded by the coding sequence ATGAATAAAGTTTATCAATGGCTAGGTGTTGCATCTTTTGCCTTAGTGTTATCAAGTCCGGCAATGGCGGCATCTCTGAAAGTTGAGGGATTAAATAGCAGTCTTGAAGATAATGTCGATGCCTATTTATCGGCTATTTCTAAGGATGATTATAGTAATACATTGCGCTTTCAAGAACAGGTGAAATCAGAAATAAGTCAAGCATTGCAAGCGTTAGGCTATTATCAACCGACTTATGACTATCAGGTTAAAGGTAGTGGCAAAAAGACGGATATCATCGTCACCGTTGATGCTGGCCCTCGTACACATATTAGCCAGAGTAATATTATTATTACTGGAGATGCTAAAGATGATCCTGCCTTTATTTCATTATTAAAAGACAGTGGTTTAGAAATTGGTAAAGCTCTTAATCAAGGTAAATATGAAGCATTAAAATCAGCGTTACAGAGCTTAGCTGTTCGACGTGGTTATTTTGATGCTGAATTAAAGAAAAGTGAGTTAGGTGTAATACCTACTCGTAATGAAGCAATCATCACTATCGATTTTGATTCTGGACGACGTTACACCTTTGGTGATACAAATTTTACGGGTAGTCAAATTAAAGATGAACGTCTTCGTTCAATGATTCCTTACACTGAAAATGAGCCTTATTTAGCGTCTAAATTAGGCTTATATAATGAACGTTTATCTAATGTAGGTTGGTTCTCATCTATTTATGTTGGTGGTGATGTTACTAAACGTAAGGATGATAAAATTCCTATCGAAGTTGCTGTAACTCCTCAAGTTAGAAATCAAGTTGAAACGGGTATTGGTTTTTCTACCGATACTGGTCCGCGATTGAAATTTAATTGGAAAAAACCTTGGATTACCAGTAATGGTCATAGCTTTTATCTTAAATCAGAGATATCTAAAGAACAGCCAAAACTTGAAGCTGCTTATAAAATTCCATTAGATGATGTTTTAAATAACTACTATCAAATTGTTGGCGGCATTCGTTATGTCGATAATCACGATACGATTAGTACCCAATTTGGTTTAGGTGTTGAACGTCATTGGAAATTAACCTCAGGTTGGAATCGTGCTGTATCACTACATTGGCTTAATGAAAAATATAAGCAGGGTGGTGATGAGAATGGTACTTTTAACGTGTTCTTACCAGGGCTTTCTTATAGTAAAAGTGAATTTATTGGCGGTGTATTTCCAACTTCGGGAAGTAAATATAATTTCTCGGTTGAGTTTGCAAATAAAGCATTAGGATCAAATACAAACTTTATTCGTCTACAAGCAAAGTCCGCGTGGATCCGCACTTTAAGTGAAAACCAACGCGGGATTTTTCGTGTTGCCGGCGGTGCTGTATTAGCGGATAGTATTCGGGATATTCCGCCATCATTACGTTATTTTATTGGTGGTGATAACAGCATTAGAGGCTATGGTTACGAATCTATTTCACCACGTAACGATCTTGATCGAATGATTGGTGGTCAATATATGGCGACCAGTAGTATTGAATACCAATATCGTTTATATGGCGATTGGTGGGGAGCATTATTTTATGATTATGGTTCGACATGGAATAACAATAAGCCAGATTGGATGCGAGGTACTGGTTTTGGTATTCGTTGGGCATCTCCTGTTGGTCCCGTACGTATCGACTTTGCTTGGGGGCTTGATAAACCTACCAAGAACAAATTCCAACTTCACTTTACTCTAGGGCCTGAACTATGA
- a CDS encoding DUF1107 domain-containing protein: MLRIFQVYRPIQVAKYVKNFFRGRLFINGIGGFEFEHGRLLPPKSTDIKVLNVLSEVNKEIKVLSTKIT, translated from the coding sequence ATGTTGAGAATATTTCAAGTTTATCGTCCTATCCAAGTAGCGAAGTATGTTAAAAATTTTTTTAGAGGCCGACTTTTTATTAATGGCATTGGTGGCTTTGAGTTTGAGCATGGACGTTTACTTCCGCCTAAATCGACCGATATTAAAGTGTTGAATGTATTATCTGAAGTGAATAAAGAGATAAAAGTGCTTTCAACGAAGATTACATGA
- a CDS encoding TIGR03899 family protein, whose translation MMAVINKNLTVSGYLIMTLPLLKKTQVKRPLINSKNRTHFLAQQFGYSGLINPNNAQSLADRYINCQQLQHQQEQHNVEIIFKLAYDKCNNETTTEPDPDWLVRFIKMAKQVYSLSMQKLWARILKKELITPGSTSLKTLTILISMTHKETILFQRVIGVSCQINNSKDRKIITSIRTKAKFIDFRKKSKNHVIEYHQYGLPYSSITILMDLGLILKTEFESSKINYTTHLQLLHNMRHSLNCYNKNTSITYYRISPTGQELASLIEYKKNSEYQIYLLDLLSQMFTITTEQ comes from the coding sequence ATGATGGCCGTTATCAATAAAAATTTAACCGTCAGCGGATATTTGATAATGACACTGCCGTTATTAAAAAAAACTCAAGTAAAACGACCACTAATAAACAGTAAAAATCGCACTCATTTTCTAGCACAACAATTTGGTTATTCCGGCTTAATCAATCCAAATAATGCTCAATCATTAGCTGATAGATATATAAATTGCCAACAATTACAGCATCAACAAGAGCAACATAATGTTGAAATAATATTCAAGTTAGCCTATGACAAATGTAACAACGAAACAACAACAGAACCAGATCCTGATTGGTTAGTACGTTTTATTAAAATGGCTAAACAAGTATACAGTCTATCAATGCAAAAATTATGGGCTAGAATTCTCAAAAAAGAACTTATAACTCCAGGATCGACATCTCTAAAAACGCTGACTATTTTAATATCAATGACTCATAAAGAAACAATTCTATTTCAACGCGTTATCGGCGTAAGCTGTCAAATAAATAATAGTAAAGATAGAAAAATTATTACAAGCATTAGAACTAAAGCAAAATTTATTGATTTTAGAAAAAAAAGTAAAAACCATGTAATTGAATACCATCAATATGGTCTCCCATACTCTAGTATTACTATTCTAATGGACTTAGGACTCATATTAAAAACAGAATTCGAATCAAGTAAAATTAACTACACTACTCACCTTCAACTACTACATAATATGCGTCATAGTTTAAATTGTTATAATAAAAACACATCCATTACCTATTATCGTATATCTCCCACAGGGCAAGAACTTGCATCATTGATAGAATATAAAAAGAACTCAGAATATCAAATTTATCTATTAGACTTGCTCAGCCAAATGTTCACCATCACAACAGAACAATAA
- a CDS encoding IS630 family transposase, producing MKMRLLALEHFKEGKSRTQIAKYLKVSRTSVNKWVSIFLEEGLEGLQEKTRSGRPAFLSPKQREQLSNYIKLKAQDSSGGRLIGADIHAYILKEFDKNYHPDSIYYLLKRMGFSWITSRSKHPKQSQQAQDNFKKFKIETILKIPGHIALDKVDVWFQDEARFGQQNTTTRLWAERGTRPRAIKQQQFEYAYLFGSVCPARGVGEALVVPWVNKEIMTEHLAQISRTTEKGRYAIVVMDGAGWHTDDIANPFNNLSIIKLPPYSPELNPIEQVWSWLRQHYLANQNFSDYNDILDKVCLAWNQFNESASRITRMCSRDWINLTS from the coding sequence ATGAAAATGAGATTACTTGCCTTGGAGCACTTCAAGGAAGGTAAATCTCGTACTCAAATTGCTAAATATCTCAAAGTTAGCCGAACAAGTGTTAATAAATGGGTGAGTATCTTTCTTGAAGAAGGCTTAGAAGGGCTTCAAGAAAAAACGCGTAGTGGTCGCCCTGCATTTCTCTCACCTAAACAACGTGAGCAGCTATCCAATTATATTAAACTTAAAGCTCAAGACTCTTCTGGCGGGCGATTAATAGGCGCGGATATTCATGCTTACATTCTCAAAGAATTTGATAAAAACTACCACCCAGATTCTATCTATTATCTACTTAAGCGCATGGGCTTTTCGTGGATAACATCACGGTCAAAACATCCAAAACAATCACAGCAAGCTCAGGATAATTTTAAAAAATTTAAAATTGAAACGATCCTTAAGATCCCAGGACATATAGCGCTCGATAAGGTCGATGTATGGTTTCAAGATGAAGCAAGATTTGGACAACAAAATACCACTACCCGTCTTTGGGCTGAACGAGGAACTCGACCAAGAGCGATAAAACAACAGCAGTTTGAATATGCTTATCTATTTGGTTCGGTGTGCCCAGCAAGAGGAGTTGGTGAGGCGTTAGTGGTACCTTGGGTAAATAAAGAAATAATGACTGAGCACCTTGCTCAGATATCACGAACCACAGAAAAAGGTCGTTATGCTATTGTAGTGATGGATGGTGCAGGCTGGCATACTGACGATATTGCTAATCCGTTTAATAATCTAAGCATCATCAAACTTCCACCATATTCCCCAGAACTTAACCCAATAGAACAAGTTTGGAGTTGGTTACGACAACACTATCTCGCTAATCAAAATTTTTCTGATTATAACGACATTCTCGATAAGGTCTGCCTTGCATGGAATCAGTTTAATGAATCGGCTTCACGCATCACTAGAATGTGTTCAAGAGATTGGATCAACCTGACCAGTTAA
- the cysQ gene encoding 3'(2'),5'-bisphosphate nucleotidase CysQ, which produces MITLLDAIYVIALNAGKSIMTHYHSNIAIENKIDNSPVTIADLAANEIIISQLQQLTPDIPIISEESPQTDWQQRQHWTSFWLVDPLDGTKEFINKNSEFTVNIALIENGKPILAVVYAPALNKAWLGDGKTAWLVTKAGKEVIRLLPATIPTVVGSRSHPSVELEAYLQQLGEHKLVAVGSSLKFCLVAEGRAQYYPRLGPTMMWDTAAGQCIAESAGATVNDLNGLPLRYDRESLLNPYFVVS; this is translated from the coding sequence GTGATAACATTACTTGATGCTATATATGTTATTGCATTGAATGCAGGTAAATCGATAATGACGCATTATCACAGCAATATAGCGATTGAAAATAAAATCGATAATAGTCCCGTCACCATTGCTGATCTTGCCGCAAATGAAATTATTATTAGTCAATTACAGCAACTGACTCCAGATATTCCTATCATATCAGAAGAATCACCACAGACAGATTGGCAGCAGCGTCAACATTGGACATCTTTTTGGCTGGTGGATCCACTTGATGGTACCAAAGAGTTTATCAATAAGAATAGCGAGTTCACCGTTAATATTGCGCTTATTGAAAATGGCAAACCTATTTTAGCTGTTGTCTATGCTCCTGCATTAAATAAAGCGTGGTTGGGTGACGGAAAAACGGCTTGGCTTGTTACTAAAGCAGGTAAAGAGGTTATTCGTCTTTTACCTGCTACTATACCGACAGTTGTTGGTAGTCGTTCACATCCTTCGGTTGAGTTAGAGGCTTATCTTCAACAACTCGGTGAGCATAAATTAGTGGCGGTAGGCTCATCATTAAAATTTTGTTTAGTCGCTGAAGGACGAGCTCAATATTATCCTCGTTTAGGCCCAACAATGATGTGGGATACTGCGGCTGGTCAATGTATTGCTGAAAGTGCTGGCGCGACAGTGAATGATCTGAATGGTTTACCGCTTCGTTATGATCGAGAGTCTCTGTTAAATCCTTATTTTGTTGTCTCCTAA
- the cysC gene encoding adenylyl-sulfate kinase, with protein MNTTTKSHDDNNNIIWHSYSVTKEQRGQQKQQQPCVLWFTGLSGAGKSTIAGALEHRLLALGYHTYLLDGDNVRHGLCKDLGFSAQDRRENIRRIGEVATLMADSGLIVLSAFISPHREERQIVRDLLPQEEFIEVFVDTPLAECEKRDPKGLYKKARAGEIKQFTGIDAEYQSPLQPEIHLAADSYNINELVEQCINALRRRSIIA; from the coding sequence ATGAATACGACAACGAAGTCCCATGACGATAACAATAATATTATCTGGCATAGTTATAGTGTGACTAAAGAGCAGCGAGGACAGCAAAAGCAACAGCAGCCTTGTGTATTATGGTTTACAGGATTGAGTGGTGCGGGTAAATCGACGATTGCCGGCGCGTTAGAACATAGATTACTGGCATTGGGTTACCATACCTATTTATTAGATGGTGATAACGTTCGCCATGGTCTGTGTAAAGATCTCGGTTTTTCAGCTCAAGATCGACGTGAAAATATTCGTCGTATCGGTGAGGTTGCCACATTAATGGCTGATTCAGGATTGATCGTACTGAGTGCGTTTATTTCTCCTCATCGTGAAGAAAGACAAATAGTACGAGATTTACTGCCACAGGAAGAGTTTATCGAAGTGTTTGTTGATACGCCTTTAGCTGAATGCGAAAAACGCGATCCTAAAGGTTTGTATAAAAAAGCACGAGCAGGTGAAATAAAGCAATTTACGGGGATTGATGCAGAGTACCAATCACCTTTACAGCCTGAAATTCACTTAGCCGCGGATAGTTATAATATTAATGAATTGGTTGAGCAATGTATTAATGCTTTACGTCGTCGAAGTATAATTGCTTGA
- a CDS encoding SLC13 family permease, which yields MSWEQATVLAMLVVIILCLLTTKIKPAYLFAGSAFIGFQSNLIELPAIAANFTNPSLLTLVLLILVSIALEKTRLISWVGRQISQGGHSSVVAKLGISTALLSSFTNNTAVVVSLIGAIKRNQRHAPSKLLLPLSYAAILGGTLTLIGTSTNLIINSFVEDVGLPSLGFFAPTMIGLAVLVIGLIILIPLSYFLPDNDDHSEEQLPYFLEARVKSDSALIGKTVAENGLRALRRLFLAELIRDGKTIAPVCPDTHLQAGDRLLFCGDIESVTTLQEIEGLHLFGQHHLNGQSMMEVVVSHSAAICGRTLKSTQFRENFDAVVVAIRRGHERLAGGLGNIELRAGDTLVIVPGKLFNQKQAMLEREFVLVNGLDSSARLDSYRSTTVLVGFLSIIILALAGWLPLIKGLAVYLLLLVVMGIISFGELRRRFPIDIVVIVGSALTLAQLMITSGLSQYMGQVLISAFNGWGVYGGLIAVYLLTLVLTELITNNAAAALAFPISYSLALGYGVDPMPFIMAVLFGASASFISPYGYQTNLLVYSVGNYKIRDYLKLGLPLSIVYSTVVLILIPFVFPFN from the coding sequence ATGAGCTGGGAACAAGCTACTGTGCTGGCAATGCTAGTAGTGATTATTCTCTGCTTGCTCACCACGAAGATTAAACCCGCGTATTTATTTGCTGGCAGTGCGTTTATTGGTTTTCAATCAAACTTAATTGAATTACCCGCCATTGCCGCAAATTTTACCAACCCGTCGTTATTAACTTTAGTGTTATTGATTTTAGTATCGATAGCACTTGAAAAAACGCGCTTGATAAGTTGGGTTGGGCGGCAAATTTCACAAGGTGGTCATAGTTCGGTTGTGGCAAAGCTTGGAATATCAACCGCGTTATTATCTTCATTTACTAATAATACTGCGGTAGTGGTGTCGTTAATTGGAGCAATAAAACGTAATCAGCGTCATGCTCCTTCTAAATTATTACTGCCTTTATCTTACGCCGCTATTTTAGGAGGGACACTGACCCTTATTGGAACATCGACCAACCTTATTATTAATAGTTTTGTGGAAGATGTTGGCTTACCGAGTCTGGGCTTTTTTGCACCGACCATGATTGGCTTAGCAGTATTAGTGATCGGCTTAATAATTTTAATACCCTTGAGTTATTTCTTACCTGATAACGACGATCATAGCGAAGAACAACTGCCTTATTTTTTAGAAGCGCGTGTGAAAAGTGATTCAGCGTTGATAGGAAAAACGGTCGCAGAAAATGGATTGAGAGCATTACGACGGTTATTTTTAGCTGAATTAATTCGTGATGGTAAAACGATTGCACCGGTTTGTCCTGATACACACTTACAAGCAGGTGATCGGTTATTGTTTTGTGGTGATATTGAAAGTGTCACCACCTTACAAGAAATAGAAGGGCTGCATTTATTTGGTCAACACCATCTTAATGGTCAATCAATGATGGAGGTGGTGGTTAGTCATTCAGCTGCTATTTGTGGACGAACATTAAAAAGTACTCAATTTCGTGAAAATTTTGATGCAGTCGTAGTTGCTATTCGCCGTGGTCATGAAAGATTAGCAGGAGGCTTGGGTAATATTGAATTACGAGCCGGTGATACCTTAGTAATCGTACCGGGGAAATTGTTTAATCAAAAGCAAGCTATGCTTGAACGTGAGTTTGTGTTGGTTAATGGTCTTGATTCAAGTGCGCGGTTAGATAGCTATCGCAGTACAACAGTATTAGTCGGCTTTTTAAGTATCATTATCTTAGCGTTAGCTGGTTGGTTGCCATTAATTAAGGGATTAGCTGTTTATTTGTTGTTGCTGGTGGTTATGGGGATTATTTCCTTTGGTGAGCTTCGACGTCGATTTCCAATTGATATTGTAGTTATTGTTGGATCTGCATTAACGCTGGCACAATTAATGATAACCAGTGGCTTATCGCAGTATATGGGGCAGGTACTTATTTCCGCATTTAATGGCTGGGGAGTATATGGTGGTTTAATTGCGGTTTACTTACTGACATTGGTTTTGACAGAATTGATCACCAATAATGCAGCCGCAGCATTGGCTTTTCCAATAAGTTATAGCTTAGCGCTTGGGTATGGTGTCGATCCAATGCCGTTCATTATGGCTGTACTCTTTGGTGCGAGTGCGAGTTTTATTTCTCCTTATGGCTATCAAACCAATCTATTGGTGTATAGCGTTGGCAATTATAAAATTAGAGATTATCTAAAACTGGGGTTACCACTTTCAATTGTGTATTCCACTGTAGTGTTGATCTTGATCCCATTCGTCTTTCCTTTTAACTAA
- the cysN gene encoding sulfate adenylyltransferase subunit CysN, whose translation MNSVIEQQVAELGIEAYLDQHHNKSLLRFLTCGSVDDGKSTLIGRLLHDSHQIYEDQLAAIHTDSQKVGTTGDKPDLALLVDGLQAEREQGITIDVAYRYFSTKARKFIIADTPGHEQYTRNMATGASTCDVAVILIDARKGVLDQTRRHSYIASLLGIRQFIVAVNKMDLVDFGQARFEEIQQQYLQFSKKLNPKINIQVLPLSALEGDNVVSQSAKMAWYQGKPLLTLLEQVDLLSGETSSALRFPIQYVNRPNLDFRGFAGTLASGEIHVGQRVTALPSGKTSTVERIVTFDGDLETVAQGQAITVTLADEIDISRGDTLIAAEDEVPLSNNVLADIVWMGETALATGRQYDIKVAGKKTLGSVSAIRHQVDINSLDTFATETLPLNGIGLCEVNLHDAIAVDSYQTCKDTGGFIIIDRLTNVTVGAGLVREALADQQSSRYSAFEVEFNALVRKHFPHWDTKDIGQLLE comes from the coding sequence ATGAACAGTGTCATAGAACAACAGGTGGCAGAACTGGGTATCGAAGCTTACCTTGATCAACACCATAATAAATCGCTGCTACGGTTTTTAACCTGTGGCTCCGTTGATGATGGCAAAAGTACCCTCATTGGTCGCCTATTACATGACTCGCATCAGATTTATGAAGATCAACTTGCGGCTATCCATACTGACAGTCAAAAAGTCGGTACCACAGGCGATAAACCAGACTTAGCCTTATTAGTCGATGGTTTACAAGCAGAGCGTGAGCAAGGGATCACCATTGATGTTGCTTACCGTTATTTCTCAACCAAAGCACGTAAGTTCATTATTGCCGATACACCAGGGCATGAGCAATACACTCGTAATATGGCAACAGGCGCATCGACGTGTGATGTTGCGGTTATTTTGATTGATGCACGTAAAGGCGTGTTAGATCAAACCCGTCGTCATTCTTATATTGCCAGCCTATTAGGTATTCGCCAGTTTATTGTGGCGGTAAATAAAATGGATTTAGTTGATTTTGGCCAAGCGCGTTTTGAAGAAATTCAGCAGCAATACCTTCAATTCTCAAAAAAGCTTAATCCTAAGATCAATATTCAAGTGTTGCCACTATCGGCATTAGAAGGCGATAACGTTGTTAGCCAAAGTGCCAAGATGGCGTGGTATCAGGGGAAGCCGTTATTGACCTTATTAGAACAGGTAGATTTATTATCTGGTGAAACCTCGTCAGCGTTACGTTTTCCGATTCAATATGTAAATCGCCCTAATCTTGATTTTCGAGGTTTTGCTGGCACATTAGCTTCCGGCGAAATTCATGTAGGACAGCGTGTAACCGCATTACCTTCAGGAAAAACATCCACAGTTGAGCGTATTGTTACTTTTGATGGTGATTTGGAGACCGTAGCTCAAGGGCAAGCAATTACCGTTACCTTAGCGGATGAAATTGATATTAGCCGTGGTGATACTTTGATTGCAGCCGAAGACGAAGTGCCATTAAGTAATAATGTACTGGCTGATATCGTGTGGATGGGGGAGACCGCACTCGCGACTGGGCGTCAGTATGATATTAAAGTAGCAGGTAAAAAAACCTTAGGTAGTGTGAGTGCAATACGTCATCAAGTTGATATTAATAGTCTTGATACTTTTGCTACCGAGACGCTACCACTTAACGGTATTGGTTTGTGTGAAGTGAACCTTCACGATGCGATAGCGGTAGATAGCTATCAGACCTGCAAAGATACTGGCGGATTTATCATTATCGATCGTTTAACCAATGTCACCGTTGGTGCTGGTTTAGTCCGTGAAGCACTCGCCGATCAGCAAAGTAGTCGTTATTCAGCGTTTGAAGTTGAATTTAACGCGCTCGTTCGTAAGCATTTCCCACATTGGGATACCAAAGATATTGGTCAATTATTGGAGTAA
- the cysD gene encoding sulfate adenylyltransferase subunit CysD: MDPKRLTHLKQLEAESIHILREVAAEFDNPVMMYSIGKDSSVMLHLARKAFYPGKIPFPLLHVDTTWKFREMIEFRDRTAKKYGFDLLVHQNPEGIAMGVGPFTHGSSKHTDIMKTQGLKQALDKYGFDAAFGGARRDEEKSRAKERVYSFRDKNHSWDPKNQRPELWKTYNGQINKGESIRVFPLSNWTELDIWQYIFLEQIEIVPLYLSQVRPVVERDGMLIMVDDERLELQPGETIEQKSVRFRTLGCYPLTGAVESTADTLPGIIEEMLVATSSERQGRAIDHDQSGSMELKKRQGYF; the protein is encoded by the coding sequence ATGGACCCGAAACGTTTAACCCACCTCAAGCAACTCGAAGCAGAAAGTATTCATATTTTGCGTGAAGTCGCCGCTGAGTTTGATAATCCTGTAATGATGTATTCGATTGGTAAAGATTCATCAGTGATGTTGCATTTAGCTCGTAAGGCTTTTTATCCTGGAAAAATACCGTTTCCGCTATTGCATGTTGATACCACTTGGAAGTTTCGTGAAATGATTGAGTTTCGTGATCGTACCGCTAAGAAATACGGTTTTGATTTATTAGTCCATCAAAATCCAGAGGGGATCGCGATGGGAGTTGGGCCATTTACCCATGGTTCGTCAAAGCATACCGATATCATGAAAACTCAAGGCCTAAAACAAGCACTCGATAAATATGGTTTTGATGCCGCATTTGGTGGCGCTCGCCGTGATGAAGAAAAGTCGCGAGCCAAAGAGCGTGTGTATTCTTTCCGTGATAAAAACCATAGTTGGGATCCTAAAAATCAGCGCCCTGAATTATGGAAAACCTATAACGGTCAGATTAATAAAGGCGAGAGTATTCGCGTGTTCCCGTTATCCAATTGGACTGAGCTTGATATTTGGCAATATATATTCTTAGAACAAATTGAAATTGTGCCACTGTACCTATCCCAAGTACGGCCAGTTGTAGAGCGTGATGGCATGCTAATTATGGTAGATGATGAACGTTTAGAGTTACAACCAGGCGAAACCATTGAGCAAAAAAGTGTCCGGTTTAGAACCTTAGGATGTTACCCATTAACAGGAGCGGTGGAATCAACGGCTGATACTTTGCCGGGAATTATTGAAGAAATGCTGGTGGCTACTTCCAGTGAACGTCAAGGGCGGGCTATCGATCATGACCAATCTGGCTCAATGGAATTGAAAAAACGCCAGGGTTATTTCTAA
- the cysG gene encoding siroheme synthase CysG, which yields MDYLPIFADLKRRPCLVVGGGNSAWRKTQMLLKAGADVGVIAPKLNADFTAAIAANQIRFVGNDFSATDLEGIFLAIAATPHKALNALVYQSANQRQVLVNVVDDTQRCSFIVPSIIDRSPIIVAISSSGKAPVLARLLRQKLEATLPQHLGKMATLAGDFRDYLTTKMSSFSGRRAFWEQAFNGRFADLVAVGRHSEAQQALHQQLQQHTPPVGQVALIGAGPGDAGLLTLRGLQLMQQADVVLYDYLVSDDVMALVRRDAELVCVGKKAGFHSVPQQQINQLIVEYAQQGKRVVRLKGGDPFVFGRGAEELEVLAEAGIDFQVVPGITAAAGATAYAGIPLTHRDYAQTAMFITGHLKPDGKQLDWSTLARGNQTLVIYMGLMKSSHIQQQLLQHGRAAKTPIAIIERGTQATQKVLTGQLDQLADLAQHAASPSLIVVGEVVKLSHKLAWFTTKEQLQPQPEAAVKLA from the coding sequence ATGGATTATTTACCAATATTTGCGGATTTAAAGCGTCGACCATGTTTGGTTGTCGGTGGTGGTAATAGCGCATGGCGAAAAACACAGATGTTATTAAAAGCTGGCGCTGATGTAGGGGTTATAGCACCTAAACTTAATGCTGATTTTACAGCAGCTATTGCCGCTAATCAGATCCGCTTTGTTGGTAACGATTTTTCAGCGACTGATCTTGAAGGTATTTTTTTAGCTATTGCAGCAACGCCACATAAGGCGCTGAATGCACTGGTTTACCAATCGGCTAATCAACGCCAAGTATTAGTCAATGTAGTGGATGATACCCAACGTTGTAGTTTTATTGTGCCCTCTATTATTGATCGTTCTCCTATTATTGTTGCGATTTCTTCCTCTGGAAAAGCACCTGTTCTTGCACGCTTATTACGCCAAAAGCTAGAGGCTACTCTGCCACAGCATTTAGGAAAAATGGCGACGCTTGCAGGTGATTTTCGAGATTATCTTACGACTAAAATGTCTTCTTTTTCTGGGCGACGTGCTTTTTGGGAGCAAGCATTTAATGGTCGTTTTGCCGATTTAGTTGCTGTCGGTCGTCACAGTGAAGCACAACAGGCATTACATCAACAATTACAACAGCACACGCCACCTGTTGGTCAAGTTGCGTTAATTGGTGCCGGTCCTGGTGATGCGGGGTTATTAACTTTACGTGGATTGCAATTAATGCAGCAAGCAGATGTGGTGTTGTATGACTACCTTGTCTCTGATGATGTGATGGCGTTGGTTCGTCGTGATGCAGAGCTTGTTTGTGTTGGTAAAAAAGCCGGTTTTCATAGTGTTCCGCAACAGCAAATTAATCAGTTGATTGTTGAATATGCTCAACAAGGTAAACGTGTTGTCAGACTGAAAGGTGGTGATCCATTTGTGTTTGGGCGTGGTGCTGAAGAATTAGAAGTGCTAGCAGAAGCGGGTATTGATTTTCAAGTCGTACCGGGCATTACCGCAGCTGCTGGCGCCACCGCTTATGCTGGCATTCCATTAACTCATCGCGATTACGCGCAAACAGCAATGTTTATTACAGGTCATTTAAAACCTGATGGTAAGCAGCTCGATTGGTCAACCTTAGCCCGTGGTAATCAAACCTTAGTCATTTATATGGGGTTAATGAAATCGAGCCATATTCAGCAGCAGTTGTTACAACATGGACGTGCCGCTAAAACGCCTATCGCCATCATTGAGCGCGGTACACAAGCCACTCAAAAAGTATTAACCGGACAATTAGATCAACTTGCCGATTTAGCACAGCATGCTGCTTCGCCATCGTTAATTGTGGTCGGTGAAGTCGTCAAGTTGTCACATAAATTAGCTTGGTTCACAACAAAGGAACAGTTACAGCCGCAACCTGAAGCGGCAGTGAAACTGGCATAA